The window TACTGCTGTGGTTTCTGGGTGATGAAGGATAGAACATGATGGCATCCTTGCTTTTGTTTATGTTCTCCTGCATTTAGAGTTATCTTTTAATTACTTTATTAATGAGATATCTGAAACTGAAATTCTGTTCTGTTTTTGTGCTGCAGGCACAGATAATGCTTCGCATGGTTACACCACAGATGGTCTGTCTTGTTAACCTTGAGATTAACTCATGATGGCAATATGTGGGCTTTATGCTAACATTAAATGCTTGTAACTGACCTTGACTACAGATGCAGATGGCAGGTAGTGGCCAATCATCAATTTCAACCTCTCAATTTTCGTCCCATCTTGGGCAGGCATCTTCACAAACACTAGGTGGAAAGTTGTCTAAGCCACCTGAGACTCTAGTGCCAATCACATCACAGAGCCCCGTAATCCTCAAACAGGCTTCGTTACCTATTCAGCAAGTCCATGTTCAACCTCAATACCAGCTCCCACCACTGCCACAAGGTCAAGTGTTACAAGGAACTTTACCATCAAGCTGGCCTCAATCTATTGACGGTGTTCCACTTCAGCCTTCTCCTTTATCATCATCCATATGCCCGATATCACAGAGTCAAACCCCTCTTTCACAGCAGCCAGTACCAACTGTTGCAAGTTTAACGCATCATCCTCAGCTGGCACATCCAAATACCGCTCTGCAACAGGCAAACTTGTCTCGTCCATCTATTTCTCAGGCAAGACTTTTCAATAAATAATGTTGTATTCATTATTTAATTCTATGTTCTTGAGCTCTACCAGGCATTATCAAGAATGGTTATCTTgatgaaaaaataaagaaatgttATCTCATTAGATCAGGAAGTCCTGTCTTGTTTCTGCATGCAGCCTATCGATGGTTATTGCAGTCTGATTTCTCCTTAGGTTCAATGCTGATAGGAACTTCGCAGCCTGTCACGCTCTTTGAGTTTTTGTGGGAATCCCCTCTTTGGCCTAACCGCTTTGGCAAGGAATTGAAGTCATTGGAAGGGTTGACATTAAGGCATTCTGTTGACCCTTAGTTTGGAAAAAGACATCAATTCTTGTAACATTAATATGCTGTCTTAGATTTTGCAAGCATTTAAATTTAAGATCTGTATTTAGACTTCCTATAGTTAATAGATCATAGCCCTTGTgcaattttctcttgaatatCATAACCTTCAATGGGATTGCTGTGTGAAATTTGTAGTACTTTCTGGGTGATGATCAAATTATTCATGAGCTTGACTTTTCTTTGGTAAAAGCAGCAGGAACATACATATGAATGCTTATTTCCTTGTTTAGTGTATTTGGCTTATTAATGGATTTGTTCATATCATGCATCACTTCTGAAGTTTTCTATAGTACTGAGATGTGCCAGAATTATGTGGGGTTATTCTACTTTCTCACTGACAATATTACTGTTTCCTGATAGACTGGCTTGTCAAATGTTCAACCACCGTCAGTTGGATTAGAGACACTTCCAAGACAAATTTCAACATCTTCTGCAGATTCAGTCCGGACTTCAAGAATCAGTACACAAAGTTTAAGTGGGGGACCAGCAGATCGAACAAGTATGGCAGCTCATATTTTGGAACCAATAAGTTATCCTCCTGCAAAATTACGAAGGTTAGAAGATGGAAGTGGTGCCACGCAAACATTGATCACTAATCCTGCTGTTAATAATGCTGCACTTCGAACACTTGGATCTGGCACAGTTGCTGGGAGTCAAACCATCGTAACAGATTCGGTTGGACATTCTGAGAAGCAGATGCCTCAGGTATATATACATCTCACCCATCTTGTTTCTATTTAGTCTTGTTTCAAAACTCATCATACTTTTAAATGTGAATTTTAAACTTTTCTCTATAAGCTAAATTCTTGTTTCTTACCAAAAGACAAACCTGAACATCCTGAGTATACCAGAGAGAGCCCAAACACCACCCACCAAGTAACACCaactaattataattatatattttttatgttatattattatatCTAGATCTTTTTTCCTCGTTTCTAACATGTATCAAGCATCTTGTAAAAATTTATCAAGGAATTTGTGTAGTAGCTAAGGCTTATGACAAGTAGTTCTCGTCTGTAGTGGGATGGCCTTAACCTTAAGGTTGTTACTTTTACATATTTGACCTCGAGTTATGAACTTCTGTTAGCAATTACATGGAAACCACGAGTTAAGGAACAATCATATGATGCAATAACTATTTGGATGTGACAAGGCCAAATGATATCAATAATCAAAGGTGTCAATGTATGACTAGGCCAAATTTTGGTGTGTGTCAACGAGGTGTGCATGGTATCATTCTGTACCAGAAAGATATCAGTATGCCTTGACTCAAGAAATTGCGCTGTCACAACTTGAGATAAACTTGTGGGACTTTACGGCTGTCTTGTCCTGTACATCTCCTGGCTGTCTGCCAAGTCTCTTTCAAAAAGTTAATAATCATAAAAGAGTTTGAAGTATCAGTTTCACCGATGCATGTAGGCTTTGATTAAATTGTATTGGGCTTCAAGCACATTCATTTTTGAACAGTCGACCTAACTAGTGAGGAGAATTCCTCACAAATTACTTTAAGCATATCGTATACTTGAAACTTTGTCTTTCCTATCATTTGTCGTACTATTTCACTCTGGTGATCATGTAGCCTATATGAGCAGTCTCCTCATGTTTCTTCCCTCGATCTTAACATCATATGATATTCTTTTGTGCAGATTCCACCTGAAGTAGAGTCAGCTCTACTGCAGCAAGTACTGAGTCTAACACCAGAACAGTTGAGTTCGTTACCTTTAGAGCAGCAACAGCAAGTGCTTCAGCTCCAGCAGATGTTATCAGCTAGCAAATAGTGTAGCTTGATTTAGCCGATCCCTCAGCCGTCCTTGTTGGTTGTGTTATGTGCATTCATTCTTTGATTTATAAGATGTTGGAGAGGAAGAGAAAGCATAAGGGTCTATCACCCACCACCTGTGGACCGAACAATGCAAGGTTTTGTTTCCTTGCTTACATGTAACACTAGGCGATAATTTATAGCCTTTGaattcctttttttctctctccttcctTCCACCAGGTGGTGCCAATTGCTTAATGTTCAAAAATCTTACAAGGATTATGAAAACAACAATGTTTGTGACAGTGGGAGTGTGCTGTGTGTGTCTCTATTTTATTCAAGTTTCAATCTGTTCTTCTTTCATCACATAATGTGATGATGCAGATCTTGCTTAGTTTAACATCTGGTGGGCAACCTTTTCTGTTGTGCTTGACCTTGTGATTCTTTTATTGGTTGACATCCATCTGAATCCACTTCTGTTGTGCCAAAAGCTAAAATAATGCCTTCTGAGACATGAAATTGCTGGTCAGCATGAATTTATTAGTTTGCATTTCCTGGAGGAATAAAAACTTAATGGTCAGTGCTGCTAATGAATGAATATACACGTGCGATTTATATGGAATGAAAAGTTGTTACATGCTCCGATTGGAAACAACAAAAATGCATATTAACcaaataatgaaaagaagaaacactatatttataattattataatctCAACTAAAACCAAGTTGTACCGACAGGCAAAGTCAACTGCAAGCATTCATCGTTGAGTAATCTGTGATCAGCTCAGAGTCAAAGTTTCACCGGTCACATCCTTTCAATGGAATAATTAATTCGTTAACATCATTGAGTCTAAATTACTAATTTCAAATGCTTAAGATTGAATCTAAATcactaatttaaaatatttaatcaaaatttaatagtAATTCACACATCAAACCATTACAAATCAATAATATTCTTAAGTTCCATCTTCCCCACTAAGAGTCAAACTCGGTTTAACTTGGTTGAATCTAAACTATGTCATAGTTAACAATAATATATCGATCAAATCCATAAAAATCAATTTTATTCTTATTCCATTTTTGATCTGAGACTAAATTGGGGTGTCACATTCCAGAATAAAACAACAATTCGAAAACAATTGTCAGACTAAATCGGAGTGTTGCATTCCAGAATAAAACAACAATTCGAAAACAATCATCAGACTAAATCGGGGTGTTACATTCCAGAATAAAACAACAATTGGAAAACAATTGTCACTCCACTAAATGGCAAAGTGATCAACCAGCATATAAATATATCAGATCACATTCACATACAAGCATCAAACTGAGGATTAAAAAACCCAGGCCTTTCATATGGAAGAAGCGAAAAAAAGAAGCAAACAATCACCAAGTAGCAATGAACTGCCACATTCTGTATCCAGTTTTTTGAATGAAACAGGAGAAACTGACAAAAGAAACAATCGTCTCCAGCAGAAAAATACTAGAGGCAATGATGAtaagttttatttttcttttcttagttGAATGATCTATCTCTCTTATGCAGAGGCAGTCTTCCTCTGCTGGAATGCAACTGCATAAAGTGGAACTGCCACTCCGATGCCGAAGCCAGAGAACACTCCCAAAGTCACCTTCAATTTCTGATTCTTCGTGCCATCCAGATTATACATGTGTTTCGCATGAACATAAAATGGTTCATCATGGCCATGCCCTCCCATTCTCTTCAAGCTAGCTGCACGAAAACCCCGAGTCACTGCCATAAAGTAAATCAACTTCTATTAGAAAATAGCGGCAATCAATCAAATAACACGATCCTCTGGTAATATAGTCAAGTAAAAACATATTAAAGGAAAGACAATGCAAAAGACTGAATCGATGAGAGATCATAAAGCTATATGGATCTctgtcgaaacaattcaaaaagtGTTTTCCGCAAATCAACCTTTTATGAAGCTGGCTGTCAACATGACAAACCCTCTGAAATGGAGGGTCTGAATAATACCAATCCAGTGAGCATGACTGAGATTATCTaactatttttttctcatttctaaACTGATAGAACTAAACATTTTAAGAGTGCATTATCTCAAGTGGAGCCTTTCCTGCCACTCCATATTCCCATTTACACACAAACACaattggataaaaaaaaaagggggcattTTGTTGCAAATTTAATCCATCTCCAAAAATTATTGATATTCAGAGTAAAATAGaagaaaccacatatttgtaacaTATATTCCTGTCTCCTTTACTCTTGCTTGCAGTTTAGTATATGTCATCGGTTTGGGCACAGTataaagaaagatcaagtaatttccACAGGAAGAACAAGTTCAGGCTATCTTTGTCAGTGAGACCACAAAGATGGAATAAATGGGGATCAAAACCATCAACTTGACGACAGAGCCGACCAACAAGGTAACCTCTTATTCGCTCTTTCTACTCCACTAACACGGATGCAACAAGATGCCATGTTTCAAACGTGATTTCTTTCCGTGATGAACATCGAAGAGGACAAGGAAAGCAACCAATCAAAGGGTACGGGCACAAGAACCGACCAGGACCAAAAATGCACCAAAAGAAACCCCACATCGGGATTCAGGACGGATAAAAGGGCTCCAAGCCCAAATTTGAGCAACCCAGTCTCCTCCAGTGGGACTCGATCGGGGAAAGGGAGAGGAACTTGCCTGACCTAGCAGCAGCTTCGGCGTGCGACAAAAGCTTCAACCCGCTTCGGATACCGCGGCTCGATTTCGGCCGGCGCCGGCGCCGTCGGTGAGACCTCTTAAGCGTTTTCCCCAAAACAGATCGATAACCGCCGACCCGATACCAATAGGCCGGTTCGGGTCCCGGtgcacaaaaccgcagatgcggAGTACTAATCGATGTGCATCGAGATCCGTGATAGAGTTGATGCGGTGCACACCCAATCTCATTACCAGCCCTACAAACTGCATCCGTGCGGAATCCGAAGCCATGCGAGTGCAAATAGGTGCGATTTCTCGCCCGACACCACAATCTCATGTGACTCGACCTGAACCGACCTACTCGTGGTCGAGATTGGATCTGCTCGAACTCAGGCCGAGTCGCAGTAATTTAAATGAACAAGAAAAAGAGATAAAAGAGACGAACGTTTGGAGATGCAGCAGCATTTGGTCTGCTGTTCTAATCATGCTATTTATCTCTCGATAACACTTGACGTTGAAGAACAACCTACATTATTTATTTCGAAAAAGGACTTGACTCCTAATTGGATTTTATCTTATGGTACCGAAGGAAACCACCGTCGTCAAATTCTCCAActtctattttattttcttttttggtaAACAAAAGTACATAACATTGATTTTTAAAagcttattataaatatataggtTTGAGATTTATGATACACAGCCAAAAAAATAGTATTATGATATTGGAACAGCCGAATGAACCATCATGCCGTTGTTGCCATGAGTAATATATAGCCCACGTGATAAATCATATTCATGATAGCTTCTCCCACTTTCTTCTGCTTTGAGATGCGCACTTCCATCGGAATCCAACGGTGATGATGCGTCTTCTTCCGCGTCCGTTATTTAGATCTCGTCATGAGCGAGCTCTCGTTAAGAGAGAGCTCTTCCCTCCCACATCGCAACAAAAGAGGACGATAA of the Musa acuminata AAA Group cultivar baxijiao chromosome BXJ2-10, Cavendish_Baxijiao_AAA, whole genome shotgun sequence genome contains:
- the LOC135624608 gene encoding cleavage stimulating factor 64-like: MAASGGSQHRCVFVGNIPYDATEEQLIQICEEVGPVVSFRLVFDRETGKPKGYGFCEYKDEETALSARRNLQGYEINGRQLRVDFAENDKNADRNREQGRGGPGLASSADVQKQFSGAPILGDSTLHQPLGLPLAATAASVMAGVLGGAQTSNAQNVLQSQPGVGNDPLTHYLSRLSRHQMHEIMSEMKALTAKNKALAHQLLQASPQLSKALFQAQIMLRMVTPQMMQMAGSGQSSISTSQFSSHLGQASSQTLGGKLSKPPETLVPITSQSPVILKQASLPIQQVHVQPQYQLPPLPQGQVLQGTLPSSWPQSIDGVPLQPSPLSSSICPISQSQTPLSQQPVPTVASLTHHPQLAHPNTALQQANLSRPSISQTGLSNVQPPSVGLETLPRQISTSSADSVRTSRISTQSLSGGPADRTSMAAHILEPISYPPAKLRRLEDGSGATQTLITNPAVNNAALRTLGSGTVAGSQTIVTDSVGHSEKQMPQIPPEVESALLQQVLSLTPEQLSSLPLEQQQQVLQLQQMLSASK